One stretch of Chryseobacterium fluminis DNA includes these proteins:
- a CDS encoding DUF4158 domain-containing protein yields the protein MKNQCRTNTNKLGFAVNLSYMRYPGIILALELYPSKNLTVYWQSTRNKCFRMGKLTKKERTYKNTAICLWI from the coding sequence ATTAAAAATCAATGTAGAACAAACACCAATAAGTTGGGATTTGCAGTCAATCTTAGTTATATGAGATATCCGGGGATTATTTTAGCTCTTGAGTTATATCCTTCGAAAAATCTTACAGTTTATTGGCAGTCAACTAGGAATAAATGTTTTAGAATGGGAAAACTAACAAAAAAGGAGAGAACATATAAGAATACTGCAATCTGTTTATGGATTTAG
- a CDS encoding glycoside hydrolase family 19 protein — protein sequence MSIIKPLGIHKIKALGLNNTDGVENPPNKKLNIKYISCSKDNDFIYLNFEIETKKLNKGNATIFVQEMNATNEFAVSPYNLNVQSNGKTNVKTSFPINKKFDRYLWQDGFVYQATVTCDGLSGKTEEFKLVFSNQITKDKTCFCNRGITSEELKNIIIELRKQEVYIENGKLIRDVKGNPILKNGKKQFRDITMYDELHEDLFNLDYPEKLNSSDANFNKFAEALNKVFKDYDINTCIRKIHFLAQCYHETQRFTITYEKNPNSNVSGGAFYRGRGLIQLTHDYNYEKLRKALKINSTLNEFVPRVAKEINFACQASGYFWKNIGAKTGNINQYADKDDVLTVSREINGYVSVPNGFNDRKLFTDILKKVMRYDTCKNKK from the coding sequence ATGAGTATAATAAAACCATTAGGAATTCATAAAATAAAAGCGTTAGGCCTAAATAATACTGATGGTGTTGAAAATCCACCAAATAAAAAACTAAACATTAAATATATTTCTTGCTCAAAAGATAACGATTTTATATATTTAAATTTTGAGATTGAAACAAAAAAATTAAATAAAGGAAATGCTACGATTTTTGTTCAAGAAATGAATGCAACCAATGAATTTGCCGTATCTCCGTACAATTTAAATGTTCAATCTAATGGAAAAACTAATGTAAAAACATCGTTTCCAATAAATAAAAAATTTGATAGATACTTATGGCAAGATGGCTTTGTATATCAAGCAACAGTTACTTGTGATGGGCTTTCTGGAAAAACAGAAGAATTTAAGTTAGTGTTTTCAAACCAAATTACAAAAGATAAAACCTGCTTTTGTAATAGAGGAATAACATCTGAAGAATTAAAAAATATTATTATTGAATTACGAAAGCAAGAAGTTTATATTGAAAATGGTAAATTAATAAGAGATGTAAAAGGGAATCCCATTTTAAAAAATGGCAAAAAGCAATTTAGAGATATTACAATGTATGATGAGTTACATGAAGATTTATTTAATTTAGACTATCCAGAAAAGTTAAATTCTTCGGATGCTAATTTTAATAAATTTGCTGAAGCTTTGAATAAAGTTTTTAAGGACTACGATATAAATACTTGTATTAGAAAAATTCATTTTTTAGCACAATGTTATCATGAAACTCAAAGATTTACCATTACTTATGAAAAGAATCCCAATTCTAATGTTAGTGGAGGAGCTTTTTATAGAGGAAGAGGTTTGATACAGCTTACTCATGATTATAACTATGAGAAATTAAGAAAGGCCTTAAAAATCAATTCAACATTGAATGAATTCGTTCCGAGAGTTGCAAAAGAAATTAATTTTGCATGTCAGGCATCTGGATACTTCTGGAAAAATATTGGTGCTAAAACAGGCAATATAAATCAATATGCTGATAAAGATGATGTTTTAACTGTTTCAAGAGAAATTAATGGCTATGTAAGTGTCCCAAATGGCTTCAATGATAGAAAATTATTTACTGATATTTTAAAAAAAGTAATGAGATATGACACATGTAAAAATAAAAAATAG
- a CDS encoding recombinase family protein, translating into MDTTTPQGRLFFNISASFAEFEKDLIRERTKGGLEAVPFRRLTPKGLF; encoded by the coding sequence ATAGACACTACGACTCCGCAAGGAAGATTATTTTTTAATATTTCTGCATCCTTTGCAGAATTTGAAAAGGATTTAATCCGGGAGAGAACAAAAGGAGGATTGGAGGCAGTTCCGTTTCGTCGACTGACGCCTAAAGGACTATTTTAA
- a CDS encoding BAR domain-containing protein, producing MSTNNNASQTLFRFVSLRNPQLTETKERNLGFIHRPKGAKGVFDTAVTGMSSRSSKFVEMAKAARNFSNAGFETEKKIEEGVFGELLNIGRKLSKREVLDNSELIFVKDYYKNLIDTNKELTATGIKIFVQLWDNYIYQIVTQGDFYVKEAISHVLMAIHVGFAQSLDLFDQVAVDVNLEQLLEKAFDGKIVLPKYLFSEDLGTAGSVSSGRSGEDLNPDLTAKTTQRLESEAKAALTANKALHKKEALEKLNAELEKLQRKYHKSREQAYQEEYAKYQEENRDALELYERKLAEVDSKITEATPEEEKIRLYEELRKYEVKPFEFSYQNEINIGELKEKLSRNLLRFSYHFLQNLMH from the coding sequence ATGTCTACAAACAACAATGCGTCACAAACGCTTTTCAGATTCGTAAGTTTAAGAAACCCACAACTTACAGAAACCAAAGAAAGAAACTTGGGATTTATTCACAGACCGAAAGGGGCAAAAGGAGTTTTTGACACAGCCGTTACCGGAATGTCTTCAAGATCTTCAAAATTTGTAGAAATGGCAAAAGCAGCCAGAAATTTCAGTAATGCCGGATTCGAAACCGAAAAGAAAATTGAAGAGGGAGTTTTCGGAGAACTTCTTAACATCGGAAGGAAGCTTTCAAAGAGAGAAGTTCTTGATAATAGCGAATTAATTTTTGTTAAAGATTATTATAAAAATCTTATTGACACTAACAAAGAGCTTACTGCTACAGGTATTAAAATCTTTGTTCAACTTTGGGACAATTATATTTATCAGATCGTTACTCAGGGAGATTTTTATGTTAAGGAGGCGATCAGTCATGTTTTAATGGCAATTCATGTTGGTTTTGCCCAAAGTCTGGATTTATTTGATCAGGTAGCCGTAGATGTGAACTTAGAACAACTATTGGAAAAAGCATTCGACGGTAAAATCGTATTACCAAAATATCTGTTTTCTGAGGATTTAGGAACAGCAGGTTCAGTTTCTTCAGGAAGGTCTGGAGAAGATTTAAATCCTGATTTGACAGCGAAAACAACACAAAGATTGGAATCCGAGGCAAAAGCTGCATTAACCGCAAACAAAGCACTCCACAAAAAAGAAGCTTTGGAAAAACTGAATGCAGAGTTGGAGAAACTTCAGAGAAAATATCATAAATCCCGTGAGCAAGCGTATCAGGAAGAATATGCAAAATATCAGGAAGAAAACAGGGATGCCTTAGAACTATATGAAAGAAAGTTAGCTGAGGTCGACAGTAAAATTACAGAGGCAACTCCGGAAGAAGAAAAAATCCGTCTTTACGAAGAATTAAGAAAATATGAAGTGAAACCTTTTGAATTTTCATATCAGAATGAAATTAATATAGGAGAATTAAAAGAGAAACTTTCCCGGAATCTTTTGCGCTTTTCGTATCACTTTTTGCAGAATTTGATGCATTGA